From Variovorax sp. J2L1-78, the proteins below share one genomic window:
- a CDS encoding DUF72 domain-containing protein has translation MTLHPGPPSLRIGCAGWSLPRDQWPHFPAEGSHLERYATRFDAVEIDTSFYRPHRLETYARWAASTPAHFRFAVKLPKTITHERQLVDAMPPFDDFLAQIAGLGDKLGCLLVQLAPRLGFDAAVARRFFDGVRQRYPGHVALEPRHASWFTADADALLAGYRVGRVLADPVLHDGAAAPGGWPGLVYVRMHGTPRVYWSAYDDALLERVAQRLRQARDAGAECWCVLDNTAGGAAVGNALTLQRLAAE, from the coding sequence ATGACGCTGCACCCCGGCCCACCCTCGTTGCGCATCGGCTGCGCCGGTTGGAGCCTGCCGCGCGACCAGTGGCCGCACTTTCCGGCCGAGGGTTCGCACCTCGAGCGCTACGCGACACGCTTCGATGCGGTGGAGATCGACACCTCGTTCTACCGACCCCACCGGCTCGAGACCTACGCGCGCTGGGCGGCCAGCACGCCGGCGCATTTCCGCTTCGCGGTCAAGCTGCCCAAGACCATCACGCACGAGCGGCAACTGGTCGATGCGATGCCACCGTTCGACGACTTCCTCGCGCAGATTGCCGGCCTCGGCGACAAGCTGGGCTGCCTGCTGGTCCAGCTCGCGCCCCGCTTGGGCTTCGATGCGGCCGTCGCGCGGCGCTTCTTCGACGGCGTGCGCCAGCGTTATCCCGGCCACGTGGCGCTGGAGCCGCGCCATGCCAGCTGGTTCACGGCCGACGCCGATGCGCTGCTCGCCGGCTATCGGGTTGGCCGCGTGCTGGCCGACCCGGTCTTGCACGACGGCGCAGCCGCACCCGGCGGCTGGCCCGGGCTGGTCTACGTGCGCATGCACGGCACGCCGCGCGTCTACTGGTCGGCTTACGACGATGCGCTGCTAGAGCGCGTCGCGCAGCGTCTGCGGCAGGCGCGTGACGCGGGGGCCGAATGCTGGTGCGTGCTCGACAACACGGCAGGTGGCGCGGCGGTGGGGAACGCGCTCACGCTGCAGCGGCTGGCGGCAGAATAA